The following proteins come from a genomic window of Corallococcus sp. NCRR:
- a CDS encoding TIGR02266 family protein: MSENRKHARVGTHLRCWCEGENVTLYARIANLSEGGLFLRTSTPLAAGTRAQVRLTQQATDTQLQAQATVVWLRQEEQPAGRPPGMGLRFEALDADALTSLRRIISQQQAHP; encoded by the coding sequence TTGAGCGAGAATCGAAAGCACGCGCGGGTCGGCACCCACCTGCGCTGCTGGTGCGAGGGTGAGAACGTGACCCTGTATGCACGCATCGCCAACCTGAGCGAGGGCGGCCTCTTCCTGAGGACGAGCACCCCGCTGGCGGCGGGGACGCGGGCGCAGGTGAGGCTCACGCAGCAGGCGACGGACACGCAGTTGCAGGCGCAGGCCACGGTCGTCTGGTTGCGGCAGGAAGAGCAACCCGCCGGCCGCCCCCCGGGCATGGGCCTGAGATTCGAAGCGTTGGACGCGGACGCACTGACGAGTCTGCGGCGCATCATCTCCCAGCAGCAAGCCCACCCCTAG
- a CDS encoding metallophosphoesterase family protein translates to MRIAVISDIHSNIEALTEVLRVAEHQKVDRFVSLGDIVGYGASPNPCCDLVRSVAEITLLGNHDAAVAGRMDYSYYYDAARHALDWSANVISDENLAWLRSLPYTYRIGEVGFCHGSPIDPKAYEYIFALEQARELTPYVAELPEVTFIGHSHLCRAFAIGNGEVNDVVAQKFVLRKGYKYIVSVGSVGQPRDYDNRACFVICDTDARTVEYLRVEYDIETSAQKIFDADLALNFGKRLFLGV, encoded by the coding sequence ATGCGCATCGCCGTCATCTCCGACATCCACTCCAACATCGAGGCCCTCACGGAGGTGCTGAGGGTGGCGGAGCACCAGAAGGTGGACCGCTTCGTGTCGCTGGGGGACATCGTCGGTTATGGGGCGTCCCCCAACCCGTGCTGTGACCTGGTGCGCTCGGTGGCGGAGATCACGCTCCTGGGCAACCACGACGCCGCGGTGGCGGGGCGGATGGACTACTCGTACTACTACGACGCCGCCCGGCACGCGCTCGACTGGAGCGCCAACGTCATCTCCGACGAGAACCTGGCCTGGCTGCGCAGCCTCCCGTACACGTACCGCATTGGCGAGGTGGGCTTCTGCCACGGGTCGCCCATCGACCCGAAGGCGTACGAGTACATCTTCGCGCTGGAGCAGGCGCGGGAGCTGACGCCGTACGTGGCGGAGCTGCCGGAAGTGACCTTCATCGGCCACAGCCACCTGTGCCGCGCGTTCGCCATTGGCAACGGCGAGGTGAACGACGTGGTCGCGCAGAAGTTCGTGCTGCGCAAGGGCTACAAGTACATCGTGTCCGTGGGGAGCGTGGGCCAGCCGCGCGACTACGACAACCGGGCCTGCTTCGTCATCTGCGACACGGACGCGCGCACGGTGGAGTACCTGCGCGTGGAGTACGACATCGAGACCTCCGCGCAGAAGATCTTCGACGCGGACCTGGCGCTCAACTTCGGCAAGCGGCTGTTCCTGGGCGTGTAG